A DNA window from Parabacteroides johnsonii DSM 18315 contains the following coding sequences:
- a CDS encoding MltF family protein: protein MKKVILLFFVTLLLSGCNRTRQEQGQEDDDVTIDLPQLKAQGEITAVTLYSSTSYFQYKMQPMGYEYELIKDFARSEGLKLNIKVAESPTKLIEMLEAGEADVVAYPIQISNRLKDKLIYCGQEEQDCQVLIQRANKGDKIITDVTELLGKDVYVKPGTKYFERLKNLDVELGGGIRIHEADADTVTTEDLIGMVSQGEIPYTVSDENIARLNKTYFWNLNVSLKISFMQRSSWVVRKSSPELAKAIDAWASDKAGTHVYKALTKRYFELSKQPITAELPEVRNGHVSPYDELFRKHAKNIGWDWQLLASIGYQESRFNPNVVSWAGAEGLMGIMPNTAKALGVTPHELKDPDTGIRTGVDCLRRFRQGFGKVTDPVEKIKFTLAAYNAGIGHIYDAQRLAEKYGKNPYVWDDNVAEYIRLKNDPEYYNDPVCKHGYLRGSETFNYVREVMERYNYYLTKTGQKG, encoded by the coding sequence ATGAAAAAGGTCATCCTCTTGTTTTTTGTGACGTTGTTGTTGTCCGGCTGCAATCGTACGAGGCAGGAACAAGGACAGGAGGATGACGATGTGACAATCGACCTGCCACAACTGAAAGCACAAGGCGAAATAACCGCTGTCACGCTATACAGCTCGACTTCCTATTTTCAGTATAAAATGCAACCGATGGGGTATGAATACGAACTGATCAAGGATTTCGCCCGCTCGGAAGGACTGAAACTGAATATCAAGGTCGCAGAAAGCCCAACGAAGTTGATCGAGATGCTGGAAGCAGGCGAAGCAGATGTAGTCGCCTACCCGATCCAGATCAGCAACCGTTTGAAAGATAAGCTGATCTATTGCGGACAGGAGGAACAAGACTGCCAAGTATTGATCCAGCGGGCCAACAAGGGCGACAAAATAATCACCGACGTGACGGAACTGCTCGGAAAAGACGTTTATGTAAAACCAGGGACCAAATACTTCGAACGGCTGAAAAACCTCGATGTCGAACTGGGTGGCGGTATCCGGATTCATGAAGCGGATGCCGACACGGTAACGACAGAGGACCTGATCGGCATGGTCTCGCAAGGAGAAATCCCTTACACCGTAAGCGACGAGAATATAGCTCGCCTGAACAAAACTTATTTCTGGAACCTGAACGTTTCTCTGAAGATCAGTTTTATGCAACGTTCCTCATGGGTCGTACGCAAAAGCAGTCCTGAACTGGCTAAGGCGATCGATGCCTGGGCATCCGACAAGGCGGGAACGCATGTCTACAAGGCTTTGACGAAACGTTATTTCGAATTGAGCAAACAACCCATCACCGCCGAACTGCCGGAAGTCAGGAACGGCCATGTTTCACCTTACGATGAACTCTTCCGCAAACATGCCAAAAATATCGGATGGGATTGGCAGTTGCTTGCCTCGATCGGTTATCAGGAGTCCCGCTTCAATCCAAACGTAGTCTCATGGGCCGGAGCAGAAGGGCTGATGGGGATCATGCCGAATACAGCTAAGGCTTTGGGTGTGACGCCTCATGAACTGAAAGACCCCGACACTGGTATCCGTACAGGTGTGGATTGCCTGCGCCGCTTCCGCCAGGGATTTGGGAAAGTGACCGATCCGGTCGAAAAGATCAAGTTCACACTGGCAGCCTACAATGCTGGGATCGGGCATATTTACGACGCGCAACGGCTGGCTGAGAAATATGGCAAAAATCCATATGTTTGGGATGACAATGTGGCCGAATATATCCGGCTGAAAAACGATCCGGAATACTACAACGATCCGGTTTGTAAACACGGTTACCTGCGTGGTTCGGAAACTTTCAACTATGTTCGCGAAGTGATGGAGCGTTACAACTACTACTTGACAAAAACAGGTCAAAAAGGTTAA
- a CDS encoding ATP-binding protein — translation MNNLSFHITDVMTNSIRAKASEIGLFIEERDLRITIRIADNGLGMDAGTIARVTNPFYTTRTTRKVGLGIPFLIQNAEQTGGAVSITSQPGKGTVVTASFCSNHIDCPPWGDLPGTVAMLITGNPDINICFEYQAVKTVFSISTSEIKEILDGIPLSYPKVMLLVKEMIKENIRP, via the coding sequence ATGAATAATCTATCTTTCCATATCACCGATGTCATGACAAACAGCATCCGGGCAAAAGCTTCGGAAATAGGTTTGTTCATAGAAGAACGGGATCTCAGAATCACGATCCGTATTGCGGACAACGGTTTGGGAATGGATGCCGGGACTATTGCCCGTGTCACAAATCCGTTCTACACCACCCGCACGACCCGTAAAGTTGGACTTGGCATCCCCTTCCTGATCCAGAATGCAGAGCAGACCGGCGGAGCTGTGTCCATAACATCCCAGCCGGGAAAGGGAACGGTGGTGACAGCCTCTTTCTGTTCCAACCATATCGACTGCCCGCCTTGGGGTGATCTTCCGGGAACGGTTGCCATGCTGATCACCGGCAATCCAGATATTAATATATGTTTTGAATATCAGGCAGTAAAAACCGTATTCTCTATTAGTACGAGTGAGATAAAAGAGATTTTGGATGGCATCCCGCTTAGTTATCCGAAAGTGATGCTGTTGGTAAAAGAGATGATCAAAGAGAATATCAGACCTTAA
- a CDS encoding PHP domain-containing protein gives MKEFRVDLHLHTCLSPCGSLEMSPRQIVETALEQGLDAIAVTDHNSTLQCPEIQALGEEYGLVVFAGAEVTTREEAHCVALFSDDQARAAFQKYLEEHLPTVPNDPERFGDQVWVNGRNEIVGEVPYLLISALDRSVGQIAAVVRQSGGLFIAAHVERPSFSLISQLGFIDPSLPLDAIEFNDAVRFEKLMAAHDYLKQYTVYRASDAHYPGQIGTKYSLLKADALDFQHLAMAFRKENGHMIVTA, from the coding sequence ATGAAAGAGTTCCGGGTAGACTTGCACCTGCACACTTGTCTTTCGCCTTGCGGAAGCTTGGAGATGAGTCCGCGGCAGATTGTGGAAACAGCCCTTGAACAGGGACTGGATGCGATTGCCGTCACGGATCATAACAGCACGTTGCAATGTCCCGAAATCCAGGCTTTAGGCGAAGAGTACGGACTGGTGGTCTTTGCCGGTGCAGAGGTGACGACACGCGAAGAGGCGCACTGTGTTGCCCTTTTTTCTGATGACCAGGCTCGTGCCGCTTTTCAGAAATATCTGGAAGAGCATCTGCCGACTGTCCCGAACGACCCCGAACGTTTTGGTGACCAGGTCTGGGTGAACGGCCGGAACGAGATCGTGGGGGAGGTTCCTTATCTGCTGATTTCCGCTCTTGACAGGAGTGTCGGCCAAATCGCTGCTGTCGTCAGACAATCGGGTGGGTTATTTATTGCGGCGCATGTCGAACGCCCTTCGTTCAGCCTGATCAGCCAGTTAGGATTCATCGACCCTTCCCTACCTTTGGATGCAATCGAGTTCAATGACGCTGTCCGTTTTGAGAAGCTGATGGCAGCACATGATTATTTGAAACAGTATACGGTCTACCGTGCTTCCGATGCTCATTATCCCGGACAGATCGGTACTAAATATTCCTTGTTGAAAGCCGATGCACTCGATTTCCAGCATTTGGCGATGGCTTTCCGGAAGGAAAACGGTCATATGATTGTAACGGCATGA
- a CDS encoding DRTGG domain-containing protein — protein MKVSDLVKELNLTVFCGEAGLDAEISGGYTSDLLSDVMGHIDEGMLWITMQTHQNILAVATLKDAAAVLIVNGASPDEETLDKGKEENVPLLGTQLSAFEATGKIYHLLQQA, from the coding sequence ATGAAGGTCAGTGATTTGGTAAAAGAATTGAACTTAACCGTTTTTTGCGGGGAGGCAGGGTTGGACGCGGAGATTTCCGGCGGTTATACCAGCGACCTGTTGAGTGATGTAATGGGACATATTGACGAAGGGATGTTGTGGATTACGATGCAGACGCACCAGAATATTTTAGCTGTCGCCACCCTGAAAGATGCAGCCGCCGTCCTGATCGTTAACGGGGCTTCGCCGGACGAGGAGACGCTTGATAAAGGAAAAGAAGAAAACGTGCCTTTGCTCGGAACGCAGCTTTCCGCATTCGAGGCAACGGGAAAAATATATCACCTTTTGCAACAGGCATGA
- a CDS encoding [Fe-Fe] hydrogenase large subunit C-terminal domain-containing protein → MEETKFYHALKIDNDRCVGCTHCMTKCPTGAIRIREGKASIRKGWCVDCGECLKACPAEAIYVEQDDFQKIFDYKARVVLVPTVFIGQFSKYTTEEEIFSALYELGFTHVFQVEFTADMIHREMLRQMEQAEEKPVISSFCPAIVRLIQVRFPALVDNILLVKSPVNATATYYHKMLEEDGFSFEEIGIFYVTPCAAKIAALKGAEGYSSTIKGVINMDTLYNKVYYILKNRPKDYKPKCILPPSLTKKEMRWSQTGGEAKHFSGRCLAIDEIHNVIEFLERMESTTEVRNVDFLELRACDRSCAGGVLAVANRFLTAERVMKRSMKRDKAPLIYSDRLEALSYLKQHITIRPLQPNPKLRYEGSIEEVLKKMEQVRKLMCHLPGIDCGACGSPNCQTLAEDIVRHEAQFSDCVFMQRNMEKHGKLDKEHAFRLIEKTWGKDRLNKDCYKKGAKYEGQ, encoded by the coding sequence ATGGAAGAAACGAAGTTTTACCACGCATTGAAAATAGATAATGACCGTTGTGTCGGCTGTACCCATTGTATGACAAAGTGCCCGACCGGTGCGATCCGCATTCGCGAAGGGAAAGCTTCCATCCGCAAAGGTTGGTGTGTGGACTGTGGCGAATGTCTGAAAGCCTGCCCGGCGGAAGCTATCTATGTGGAGCAGGACGACTTCCAGAAAATCTTCGACTATAAGGCGCGTGTCGTGCTGGTTCCGACGGTCTTTATCGGGCAGTTTTCCAAATACACGACGGAGGAGGAGATTTTCAGTGCACTATACGAACTGGGGTTCACCCATGTGTTTCAGGTCGAGTTTACGGCAGATATGATCCACCGCGAGATGCTGCGACAGATGGAACAAGCGGAGGAAAAGCCTGTTATTAGTTCGTTCTGTCCGGCTATCGTCCGGCTGATACAGGTGCGCTTTCCGGCTTTGGTCGATAATATCCTATTGGTGAAATCGCCGGTTAATGCAACAGCTACCTATTATCATAAAATGCTGGAAGAAGACGGTTTCTCGTTCGAAGAAATCGGTATCTTTTATGTGACGCCTTGTGCAGCCAAAATCGCGGCCTTGAAAGGTGCGGAAGGCTATTCGTCTACGATCAAGGGCGTGATCAATATGGATACATTATATAATAAGGTATACTATATCCTGAAAAACCGTCCGAAGGATTATAAACCCAAATGTATTCTCCCACCGTCCCTAACCAAAAAGGAGATGCGTTGGAGCCAGACCGGAGGAGAAGCCAAGCATTTTTCCGGCCGTTGCCTGGCGATCGATGAGATACACAATGTCATTGAGTTTTTGGAACGGATGGAATCGACAACCGAAGTCCGCAATGTGGATTTCCTGGAACTGCGTGCCTGTGACCGGAGCTGCGCGGGCGGTGTGCTGGCTGTTGCTAACCGTTTCCTTACTGCCGAGCGGGTAATGAAGCGTTCGATGAAGCGTGATAAGGCTCCGCTGATCTATTCCGACCGCTTGGAAGCGTTGTCCTATCTGAAGCAGCACATCACCATTCGTCCGCTTCAGCCCAACCCGAAGCTGCGATACGAAGGAAGTATCGAAGAAGTCCTGAAAAAGATGGAGCAGGTGCGCAAGTTGATGTGTCACTTGCCCGGTATCGACTGCGGGGCCTGCGGTTCGCCCAATTGCCAGACGTTGGCAGAAGATATCGTCCGCCATGAAGCGCAGTTCAGCGATTGTGTTTTTATGCAGCGTAATATGGAAAAACATGGGAAATTGGATAAGGAGCATGCTTTCCGCCTGATCGAGAAGACGTGGGGAAAAGACCGGTTGAATAAAGATTGTTATAAGAAAGGAGCTAAATATGAAGGTCAGTGA
- a CDS encoding ATP-binding protein encodes MQFRFELEGGNFSKAGSASSQIKKVLKQLSIDPRIIKRVVVALYEAEVNVVAHAWRGTVLADIEVDRISLLLQDEGPGIPDIDQAMQEGFSTASAAVREMGFGAGMGLPNMKKNVDELMIESKVGEGTTVRMLTYFSANAR; translated from the coding sequence CTCAAAAGCCGGCTCTGCTTCGAGCCAGATAAAGAAGGTGTTGAAACAACTATCCATCGATCCGCGCATCATCAAGCGGGTGGTTGTCGCCCTTTATGAAGCCGAGGTCAATGTTGTTGCCCATGCCTGGCGTGGGACGGTGTTGGCCGATATCGAAGTCGACAGGATCAGCCTTCTTCTGCAAGACGAAGGCCCCGGTATTCCCGATATCGACCAGGCGATGCAGGAAGGATTTTCCACTGCTTCGGCTGCCGTTCGTGAGATGGGCTTCGGTGCAGGTATGGGACTACCCAATATGAAGAAGAATGTAGATGAATTAATGATCGAGAGCAAAGTGGGAGAAGGTACGACCGTTCGTATGCTGACCTATTTCTCCGCAAATGCCAGATAG